The proteins below come from a single Demetria terragena DSM 11295 genomic window:
- the holA gene encoding DNA polymerase III subunit delta, with protein sequence MSLPHLVLITGPEQVLAERALAEAVAAAKQEDAQAEVIRLDGRTYEAGSLIIHTSPSLFGGTKVVVVRGLDEGTDELIEDIVKLVQQGIDGMLIVLHKGGQRGKRALDVLKKAQARVVQAPAIKSERDKSAFVTHEFRSRGRKATPDAVRALLEAVGKDLRELARACEQLVDDTEGLIDEALVGRYHGGKVEATGFRVADAAIAGDTAEALRLLRHALASGLDPVPVVAVLASQLRQIARVASAGRSRSVDLAKDLGMAPWQVDRARAASRGWDGERLGRAIQAVAAADFDVKGGGRDPVYAVERVVLEITRQRQAG encoded by the coding sequence CAAGCAGGAAGACGCTCAGGCGGAGGTCATCAGGCTGGACGGCCGGACCTATGAGGCCGGCAGTTTGATCATTCACACCAGCCCCAGTTTGTTTGGTGGCACGAAGGTCGTCGTGGTGCGAGGCCTTGATGAGGGCACCGACGAGCTCATCGAGGACATCGTGAAGTTGGTCCAGCAGGGCATCGACGGGATGCTGATTGTTCTGCATAAAGGGGGGCAGCGCGGCAAACGAGCGCTGGACGTCCTCAAGAAGGCGCAGGCGCGCGTCGTGCAGGCGCCAGCGATTAAATCCGAACGGGACAAGAGCGCGTTCGTGACCCATGAGTTCCGCTCCCGAGGGCGCAAGGCGACCCCGGATGCCGTGCGGGCCCTCCTGGAAGCCGTCGGCAAAGACTTGCGCGAGTTGGCCCGAGCGTGCGAGCAATTGGTCGATGACACCGAGGGGCTCATCGACGAAGCACTCGTGGGCCGCTATCACGGTGGCAAGGTCGAAGCGACGGGGTTCCGCGTCGCTGATGCGGCCATTGCGGGCGACACCGCCGAGGCGCTGAGGTTGCTGCGTCACGCGCTTGCCAGTGGACTGGACCCGGTTCCCGTGGTGGCGGTGCTTGCCAGCCAACTGCGACAGATTGCCCGCGTCGCCAGCGCTGGTCGGAGCCGTTCGGTCGATCTCGCAAAAGATCTGGGCATGGCGCCCTGGCAAGTTGATCGGGCGCGCGCGGCCTCGCGTGGGTGGGACGGTGAGCGCCTCGGACGGGCCATTCAAGCGGTCGCCGCAGCCGACTTCGACGTCAAAGGCGGTGGCCGTGACCCGGTGTACGCCGTCGAGCGAGTCGTCCTGGAGATCACCCGGCAGCGCCAAGCCGGGTAG
- the rpsT gene encoding 30S ribosomal protein S20, translating to MANIKSQMKRIKTNAIRTERNRAYKAELRTWIRKFREAAATGDKTQATEALTTASKKLDKAVSKGVIHKNQAANKKSAMAKQLNKI from the coding sequence GTGGCAAACATCAAGTCGCAGATGAAGCGGATCAAGACCAACGCGATCCGTACTGAGCGCAACCGTGCCTACAAGGCCGAACTGCGTACGTGGATCCGTAAGTTCCGGGAGGCTGCCGCCACCGGAGACAAGACACAGGCGACTGAGGCCCTCACCACCGCGTCCAAGAAGTTGGACAAGGCCGTGAGCAAGGGTGTCATTCACAAGAACCAGGCCGCCAACAAGAAGTCGGCAATGGCCAAGCAGCTCAACAAGATCTGA